The sequence CCCGACATGACGGTCCGGTCGGAGGAACCGGAGATGATGGATCAGATGCAGAGCGATCCGCGGGCGCTGCGTCGGACGCTGCACCTGTTCGCGCGGGTCAACCCGATTCTGTCGGGATACCGGGAGTTGATCGGGCGGTACATCTGTCCGGACCTGCTGCGGACCGACGGGCGGCCGATGCGGTTTTTGGATATCGGGGCTGGGGCGTGCGACGTGGACGTGTGGTTGATGGAGTGGTGCCGTCGGAAGCGGCGGCCGATGGAGATCGTGTGCCTGGACCACAATCCGCGGGTGGTGCGATACGCGCGGCGGCTGGTGCGTCGTCGGTCTCGGATCGAGGTTCGGATGGGGGATGCGCGGGCGTTGGAGCAGATGGGGGAGCGTTTCGATTACGTGTTCGCCAATCACGTGCTGCACCACCTGAGCGATCCGGAGGCGGCTGAGGTGTTGCGGTGTGCGGAGCGGGTGTGCGACCGGGTGCTGCTGGTCAACGACGTGCGGCGTTCGTACGGGAACTACGCAGCGTTTTCGTTGATTTCGCCGCTGTTGGGGCGCGGGAGTTTCGCCGCGAACGACGGGCGGGTCTCGATCACCAAGGGTTTTACGGTCAGCGAGTTCGTGCGTCTGGCCCGCGCGGCGGACCTGCAGGGGCA is a genomic window of Phycisphaerae bacterium containing:
- a CDS encoding methyltransferase domain-containing protein translates to MMDQMQSDPRALRRTLHLFARVNPILSGYRELIGRYICPDLLRTDGRPMRFLDIGAGACDVDVWLMEWCRRKRRPMEIVCLDHNPRVVRYARRLVRRRSRIEVRMGDARALEQMGERFDYVFANHVLHHLSDPEAAEVLRCAERVCDRVLLVNDVRRSYGNYAAFSLISPLLGRGSFAANDGRVSITKGFTVSEFVRLARAADLQGQAAVGVTFPGHVYLVSRKAEG